The following coding sequences lie in one Pseudomonas sp. B33.4 genomic window:
- a CDS encoding YgdI/YgdR family lipoprotein, whose amino-acid sequence MTQRTLATFMLALGLATLAGCSSPTVITLNDGREIQAVDTPKYDDDSGFYEFKQLDGKETRINKDQVRTVKEL is encoded by the coding sequence ATGACTCAACGGACCCTCGCCACTTTCATGCTCGCACTGGGCCTTGCCACCCTCGCCGGTTGCTCCTCGCCTACAGTGATCACCTTGAATGACGGTCGCGAAATCCAGGCCGTCGACACCCCGAAATACGATGATGATTCGGGCTTCTACGAGTTCAAACAGCTGGACGGCAAAGAAACCCGCATCAACAAGGATCAGGTTCGTACCGTTAAAGAGCTGTAA
- a CDS encoding pseudouridine synthase yields MSTSTFSAAQKQASTLYLPPGAWLTVLDCLCEHFHAIDREQWLDRIARGRVLDGHGQPIPVDLPYKEGLRIHYFREVPDEKPIPVVESILYADEHLVVADKPHFLPVTPAGEYVEQTLLRRLIRRLDNPHLVPLHRIDRHTAGLVIFSANPQTRSAYQSLFPTRQIDKRYEAIAPALPDLSFPLVHKSRLVDGEPFFRMQEGEGASNTETAVEVREKHGDLWRYGLFPVTGKKHQLRVHMTALGASICNDPFYPQVLKDVEDDYANPLKLLAQGLRFIDPVTGEEREFESRITLQW; encoded by the coding sequence ATGTCCACATCAACATTTTCTGCTGCGCAGAAACAGGCGAGCACGCTTTATCTGCCACCGGGTGCCTGGCTGACCGTGCTCGATTGCCTGTGCGAGCATTTCCATGCCATTGATCGCGAGCAATGGCTGGACCGGATCGCCCGGGGGCGGGTGCTGGATGGTCATGGTCAGCCGATTCCGGTGGATTTGCCCTACAAGGAAGGCTTGCGAATTCATTATTTTCGCGAAGTGCCGGACGAGAAGCCGATCCCGGTGGTCGAGTCGATCCTGTATGCCGACGAACATCTGGTAGTGGCTGACAAACCGCATTTTTTGCCGGTGACGCCCGCCGGCGAATACGTTGAGCAAACCTTGTTGCGCAGGCTGATTCGCCGCCTGGACAATCCCCACCTGGTGCCTTTGCACCGCATCGATCGGCATACAGCGGGTCTGGTGATTTTCTCGGCCAATCCGCAAACCCGTTCGGCTTATCAGTCGCTATTCCCCACGCGGCAGATCGACAAACGCTATGAAGCCATCGCCCCAGCGCTGCCGGATCTGAGTTTTCCCTTGGTGCACAAAAGCCGTCTGGTGGATGGCGAACCGTTTTTCCGCATGCAGGAAGGCGAAGGTGCGAGCAATACCGAAACGGCGGTGGAGGTTCGGGAAAAACATGGCGATCTGTGGCGCTATGGATTGTTTCCGGTGACCGGCAAGAAACATCAACTGCGCGTCCACATGACTGCGCTGGGCGCGAGCATCTGCAACGATCCGTTTTATCCGCAGGTGTTGAAAGACGTCGAGGACGATTACGCCAATCCGCTGAAGTTGTTGGCGCAAGGTTTGCGGTTTATCGACCCGGTGACCGGTGAAGAACGCGAATTCGAGAGCCGGATTACGCTGCAGTGGTAA
- a CDS encoding transcriptional regulator has protein sequence MVNVEQLKNSVNRMSVDVVREAVLELRLDGLVTEGKTPFNKLHFNTCFAEIEALFQRAGYHKQLDVVGYQGLLYALYDPGRWEAVDVLRWLKEFTDAAALKTIPA, from the coding sequence GTGGTCAATGTCGAACAGTTGAAGAACAGCGTGAACCGGATGTCGGTTGACGTGGTGCGCGAGGCGGTTCTCGAATTGCGCCTGGACGGGTTGGTCACGGAAGGCAAGACGCCGTTCAACAAGCTGCATTTCAACACGTGCTTTGCCGAGATCGAGGCCTTGTTTCAGCGTGCCGGCTATCACAAGCAACTGGATGTGGTCGGTTATCAGGGTTTGCTCTACGCCTTGTACGACCCGGGTCGATGGGAGGCGGTCGATGTGCTGCGCTGGCTCAAGGAATTCACTGACGCAGCAGCGCTCAAAACGATCCCGGCCTGA
- a CDS encoding glutaredoxin family protein yields MPPECQLFGTLGCHLCEFAEAELMPLVEHGLLVELVDIADDESWYTAYSLRIPVLRRVDTGAELGWPFSADEVVAFLR; encoded by the coding sequence ATGCCTCCTGAATGTCAGCTGTTCGGCACCCTTGGTTGCCATTTGTGTGAATTCGCCGAGGCCGAGCTGATGCCTCTTGTCGAGCATGGCCTGCTGGTTGAACTGGTCGATATTGCTGACGACGAATCCTGGTATACGGCCTACAGCTTGCGGATTCCGGTGTTGCGCCGGGTTGATACCGGGGCCGAACTGGGCTGGCCATTCAGCGCTGATGAAGTCGTTGCGTTTCTGCGTTAA
- a CDS encoding monovalent cation:proton antiporter-2 (CPA2) family protein produces MFANLLIILASSLVVIALFRRLRLPPVLGYLCVGLLVGPSAFDWVNESEHLPDVAELGVVFLLFSLGLEFSLSKMIALRQVVFRLGSQQVLISTALLGLLLMLLGMPMTPALLLGAGLSLSSTAIVTKELGSLGEVFSSHGQNAVGVLLFQDVVAVLLLTLVPVFAGSSEQAWYWALPLTLAKTVVLFVGLLLASRWLLPRLFHEVAASRSAELFVLLALVIVLLTAWLTHLLGLSPALGAFLAGMLLGESHYRHQIEADIRPFRDILLGVFFVSIGMLIDLQLFVSHSLLIVGLTVGLMVIKGIVVALLVKWRGSDSETAWRSGLALAQGGEFCFALMAQMQQNSMMPEALGDLLLAATFCSMLLTPLLLRAAPRIAAVLHRKPNQEAQIEEISALNADLNQHVVICGYGRVGQSIGRFMRNARQSYIALDNDPVRVQEAASGESDVHYGDSSRGDLLNAVGLLRARLLVVAVDQSEIALRILKEARRLNAHVPILVRTRDDSQWAELKAAGATEVVPELLESSLMLASHALIMLGLPAHQVQEQVDQVRIDRYRLLHGFYPGTDDAET; encoded by the coding sequence GTGTTTGCCAATCTGTTGATCATCCTCGCCTCGTCCCTCGTGGTGATTGCCCTGTTCCGTCGCCTGCGGTTGCCGCCGGTTCTGGGTTATCTGTGCGTGGGACTGCTGGTCGGGCCGAGTGCCTTCGACTGGGTCAACGAGAGCGAACACCTGCCTGACGTAGCGGAACTGGGCGTGGTGTTTCTGTTGTTTTCGCTGGGTCTGGAATTCTCTCTGTCGAAGATGATTGCCCTGCGCCAGGTGGTGTTCCGTCTGGGCAGTCAGCAGGTGCTGATCAGCACCGCGCTGCTCGGTTTGTTGCTGATGCTGCTGGGCATGCCGATGACACCAGCGCTGTTGCTCGGCGCCGGGCTTTCGCTGTCATCGACGGCAATTGTGACAAAGGAATTGGGCAGCCTCGGCGAGGTGTTCAGCAGCCATGGGCAGAATGCCGTTGGCGTTTTGCTGTTTCAGGACGTTGTCGCTGTATTACTGCTGACGTTGGTGCCTGTGTTCGCCGGCAGCAGCGAGCAAGCCTGGTACTGGGCGCTGCCACTGACGCTGGCGAAGACCGTGGTGCTGTTTGTCGGTCTGCTGCTGGCCAGTCGCTGGTTACTGCCGAGGCTGTTCCACGAAGTGGCCGCGTCACGCTCGGCAGAGTTGTTCGTGTTGCTGGCGCTAGTGATTGTGTTGTTGACCGCGTGGCTGACTCACCTGCTGGGCCTGTCCCCTGCCCTCGGTGCGTTTCTGGCCGGCATGTTGCTCGGTGAAAGCCACTATCGACACCAGATCGAGGCCGACATCCGCCCCTTTCGCGACATCCTGCTCGGGGTGTTTTTCGTCAGCATCGGCATGCTCATCGACCTGCAACTGTTCGTCAGTCACAGCCTGCTGATCGTCGGACTCACCGTCGGTTTGATGGTAATCAAAGGCATCGTCGTGGCCTTGCTGGTGAAGTGGCGCGGCAGTGACAGCGAAACGGCGTGGCGCAGTGGCCTGGCGTTGGCTCAGGGCGGCGAGTTCTGCTTTGCATTGATGGCGCAGATGCAGCAGAACAGCATGATGCCCGAGGCACTGGGTGACCTGCTGCTCGCCGCAACATTCTGCTCGATGCTGCTGACGCCACTGTTGCTGCGCGCAGCGCCACGCATCGCGGCAGTGCTGCACCGCAAACCCAATCAGGAGGCACAGATCGAAGAGATCAGCGCGCTCAACGCCGACCTCAACCAGCACGTGGTGATTTGTGGCTACGGCCGCGTCGGCCAATCCATCGGGCGGTTCATGCGCAATGCCAGACAGTCTTATATCGCGCTGGACAATGACCCGGTCCGGGTACAGGAAGCCGCCAGCGGAGAAAGCGACGTGCATTACGGCGACTCGTCGCGCGGCGACCTGCTGAACGCCGTCGGCCTGCTGCGCGCCAGACTGCTGGTGGTTGCCGTGGATCAGAGCGAGATTGCCCTGCGCATCCTCAAGGAAGCGCGTCGGCTCAACGCCCACGTGCCGATTCTGGTACGCACCCGCGACGACAGCCAATGGGCCGAACTGAAAGCCGCCGGCGCCACCGAAGTGGTGCCGGAACTGTTGGAGTCGAGCCTGATGCTCGCCTCTCACGCCTTGATCATGCTCGGTTTGCCGGCGCATCAGGTGCAGGAACAGGTCGATCAGGTGCGCATCGACCGCTATCGCCTGCTTCACGGTTTTTATCCCGGTACCGACGATGCCGAAACCTAG
- a CDS encoding ammonium transporter gives MENLQSAVDTLVHSSNTLFILIGAVMVLAMHAGFAFLEVGTVRQKNQVNALSKILSDFAVSTLAYFFIGYWISYGVTFMQPAAVLSADHGYGLVKFFFLLTFAAAIPAIISGGIAERARFVPQLCATALIVAFIYPFFEGMIWNGNYGLQAWLTAQFGAAFHDFAGSVVVHAMGGWLALAAVLLLGPRNGRYRDGRLVAFAPSSIPFLALGSWILIVGWFGFNVMSAQTLQGVSGLVAVNSLMAMVGGTMAALLVGRNDPGFLHNGPLAGLVAICAGSDLMHPVGALVTGAIAGAMFVWCFTAAQVKWRIDDVLGVWPLHGLCGVWGGIACGIFGQTALGGIGGVSLISQLIGTALGVAVALIGGFVVYGVIKALHGLRLSQEQEYYGADLSLHKIGAVSQD, from the coding sequence ATGGAAAATCTGCAAAGCGCTGTGGACACGCTGGTTCACAGCTCCAATACCTTGTTCATTCTGATCGGTGCGGTGATGGTGCTGGCGATGCACGCCGGTTTCGCCTTTCTGGAAGTCGGTACGGTGCGCCAGAAAAACCAGGTCAATGCGCTGTCGAAAATTCTCAGTGACTTCGCCGTCTCGACCCTGGCCTATTTCTTTATAGGCTATTGGATCTCCTATGGCGTGACCTTCATGCAGCCAGCTGCGGTGCTGAGTGCCGATCACGGTTATGGACTGGTGAAGTTTTTCTTCCTGCTGACCTTCGCAGCCGCGATCCCGGCGATCATTTCCGGTGGCATCGCCGAGCGCGCGCGTTTCGTGCCGCAGTTGTGCGCCACGGCATTGATCGTCGCGTTCATCTATCCGTTCTTCGAAGGCATGATCTGGAACGGCAACTACGGTCTGCAAGCGTGGCTGACGGCGCAGTTCGGTGCCGCTTTCCATGATTTCGCCGGGTCCGTCGTGGTGCATGCCATGGGCGGTTGGCTGGCACTGGCGGCGGTGCTGTTGCTGGGGCCGCGCAATGGTCGTTACCGCGACGGTCGCCTGGTCGCGTTCGCACCGTCGAGCATTCCCTTTCTGGCGCTGGGCTCGTGGATTCTGATTGTCGGCTGGTTTGGTTTCAACGTGATGAGCGCACAAACGCTGCAAGGCGTCAGCGGTCTGGTGGCGGTCAATTCGTTGATGGCCATGGTCGGCGGCACCATGGCGGCACTGCTCGTCGGGCGCAATGACCCGGGCTTTCTGCACAATGGGCCACTGGCCGGGCTGGTGGCGATCTGTGCCGGCTCCGATCTGATGCATCCGGTCGGTGCACTGGTGACCGGCGCGATCGCTGGCGCGATGTTTGTCTGGTGCTTTACCGCCGCGCAGGTGAAATGGCGCATCGACGATGTCTTGGGTGTCTGGCCATTGCACGGTTTGTGCGGTGTTTGGGGCGGGATTGCCTGCGGGATTTTCGGCCAGACCGCGCTTGGCGGGATCGGCGGCGTCAGCCTGATAAGCCAGTTGATCGGCACCGCACTGGGCGTTGCGGTGGCGCTGATCGGTGGCTTCGTCGTCTACGGCGTGATCAAGGCGCTGCACGGGCTGCGCCTGAGTCAGGAACAAGAGTATTACGGCGCCGATCTGTCGTTGCACAAGATCGGCGCGGTAAGTCAGGACTAG
- a CDS encoding DUF883 family protein has protein sequence MASIKAKTAQEILMNDFQTLVADTERLLEHTATLAGDQADELREQIHDSLLRARETLKLTEDTLRERGQAAVTATEDYVSANPWQSVGIAAGVGFLIGLLATRR, from the coding sequence ATGGCCAGCATCAAGGCAAAGACTGCTCAAGAAATCCTCATGAACGACTTCCAGACTTTGGTCGCCGACACCGAACGGTTGCTCGAGCACACCGCCACCCTGGCCGGCGATCAGGCTGATGAGCTGCGCGAGCAGATTCACGACAGCCTGCTGCGCGCCCGCGAAACCCTGAAACTGACCGAAGACACCCTGCGCGAACGTGGTCAGGCAGCGGTGACCGCCACTGAAGATTACGTCTCGGCCAATCCGTGGCAGTCGGTCGGCATTGCCGCCGGTGTCGGCTTCCTGATCGGCCTGCTAGCCACTCGGCGCTGA
- a CDS encoding phage holin family protein produces MSIGESGPTAGTASSTRRLGAAVLGLLHSHVELFGIELQEQKSRTVSLLLFAGLALVFALLLLVGLSTLVMIVFWDTYRLAAIIGLCVFYTLASIFCGLRLKAAIFDESSPFHGTLEELANDRERLLP; encoded by the coding sequence ATGTCGATCGGTGAATCCGGCCCGACTGCGGGCACCGCCTCCTCCACGCGACGCTTGGGCGCCGCCGTTCTTGGTCTGCTGCACAGCCATGTCGAATTGTTCGGCATCGAATTGCAGGAGCAGAAATCCCGTACCGTCAGCCTGTTGCTGTTCGCCGGCCTGGCCCTGGTTTTTGCCCTGTTGTTGCTGGTGGGATTGTCGACATTGGTGATGATCGTGTTCTGGGACACTTACCGCCTGGCGGCGATCATTGGCCTGTGCGTTTTCTATACCCTGGCCTCGATTTTCTGCGGACTGCGCCTCAAGGCGGCGATCTTCGATGAGTCCTCGCCTTTCCACGGCACGCTCGAAGAGCTGGCCAACGACCGGGAGCGCCTGCTGCCATGA
- a CDS encoding EAL domain-containing protein, which produces MIDGQPLACFQPFIDTATGRIAGVEALGRLRQADGQLTSVGPLFADSRTPAIALRRLDRQIRDNALSRLHEAPADWFLSLNMSPRWISRLRADQALPSLKQLARYNIDPQRIVFEITELGGNGQRLAEVVARYREAGARIAIDDFGAGYSQLDRVLALQPDILKLDMRLFQAAALGGPSSDVVKALAQMAEKTGCWIIAEGVETEAQLNFALECGSRYVQGFLFARAQEAFFDTDAFVQRFAELRQRYVRQKLAERGRLMQMRQQLAELMSILQAWAQAHAPLSALPQLDAFPWLLRFYQCDRHGTQLTPNLEWRQHAWVADNRYLGHNWSWRPYFYHLLAEGWEERRLTLSNTYRDATSNQYCLTAGQFFDNGERLLLIDIDAAGL; this is translated from the coding sequence GTGATCGACGGGCAACCGCTCGCCTGCTTTCAGCCTTTCATCGATACCGCCACGGGACGTATTGCCGGCGTCGAAGCATTGGGTCGCCTGCGTCAGGCCGACGGTCAACTGACTTCGGTCGGGCCGTTGTTCGCCGACTCGCGTACACCCGCCATTGCCTTGCGCCGTCTCGACCGGCAAATCCGCGATAACGCCTTGAGCCGCTTGCACGAAGCGCCGGCTGACTGGTTTCTCAGTCTGAACATGTCGCCGCGCTGGATCAGTCGCCTGCGCGCCGATCAAGCCCTGCCCAGCCTCAAGCAATTGGCACGCTACAACATCGATCCGCAACGTATTGTTTTCGAAATCACCGAGCTGGGCGGCAATGGTCAACGCCTGGCCGAAGTGGTCGCGCGTTACCGCGAGGCGGGCGCAAGAATCGCCATCGACGACTTTGGCGCCGGCTACTCGCAACTGGATCGGGTGCTGGCACTGCAACCGGACATTCTCAAACTCGACATGCGTCTGTTCCAGGCTGCGGCACTGGGCGGGCCAAGCAGTGATGTGGTCAAGGCTCTCGCACAGATGGCCGAGAAGACCGGCTGCTGGATCATTGCCGAAGGCGTCGAAACCGAAGCACAGCTGAATTTCGCCTTGGAATGCGGATCGCGCTATGTGCAGGGATTCCTGTTCGCGCGGGCACAGGAGGCGTTCTTTGACACCGATGCGTTCGTCCAGCGCTTCGCCGAGCTGCGCCAGCGATATGTTCGGCAAAAACTTGCGGAACGCGGTCGGCTGATGCAAATGCGTCAGCAACTCGCTGAACTGATGTCGATCCTGCAAGCCTGGGCTCAGGCGCACGCACCGTTGAGCGCATTGCCACAACTGGACGCCTTCCCCTGGTTGCTGCGCTTTTATCAATGCGATCGCCACGGTACACAGCTGACGCCCAACCTCGAATGGCGCCAGCACGCTTGGGTCGCCGACAATCGTTATCTGGGGCACAACTGGTCGTGGCGTCCGTACTTCTATCATTTGCTCGCCGAAGGTTGGGAGGAGCGGCGTTTGACGCTTTCCAATACCTACCGCGATGCCACCAGCAACCAGTACTGCCTGACAGCCGGGCAGTTTTTCGACAACGGTGAGCGTTTGCTGTTGATCGACATTGACGCCGCCGGACTGTAG
- a CDS encoding deoxyguanosinetriphosphate triphosphohydrolase, giving the protein MDWQTLLNRERLGKPLHSPQELGRSPFHKDHDRIIFSGAFRRLGRKTQVHPVTSNDHIHTRLTHSLEVSCVGRSLGMRVGETLRSALPEWCDPADLGMVVQSACLAHDIGNPPFGHSGEDAIRHWFQQAAGRGWLDGMSEAERADFLNFEGNAQGFRVLTQLEYHQFDGGTRLTYATLGTYLKYPWTARHADSLGYKKHKFGCYQSELPLLEQIAHKLGLPQIEDQRWARHPLVYLMEAADDICYALIDLEDGLEMELLDYAEVESLLLGLVGDDLPETYRQLGPQDSRRRKLAILRGKAIEHLTNAAARAFVEQQDALLAGTLHGDLVEHMHGPAKRCVLNAKDIARKKIFQDKRKTLHEIGAYTTLEILLNSFCGAALEQHNGRTPSFKSRRILDLLGSNAPDPHGSLHTSFLRMIDFIAGMTDSYASDMALEMTGRSSH; this is encoded by the coding sequence TTGGATTGGCAAACCCTGCTCAACCGCGAACGCCTCGGCAAGCCGCTGCACAGCCCGCAAGAACTTGGCCGCAGCCCTTTCCACAAAGACCACGACCGCATCATTTTCTCCGGTGCCTTCCGCCGCCTCGGACGCAAGACCCAAGTGCATCCGGTCACCAGCAACGACCACATCCACACGCGCCTGACCCACTCGCTGGAAGTCAGTTGCGTCGGCCGTTCGCTAGGCATGCGGGTGGGCGAAACCCTGCGCAGTGCCCTGCCCGAATGGTGCGATCCGGCCGACCTCGGTATGGTCGTGCAGTCGGCGTGTCTGGCCCACGACATTGGCAATCCGCCGTTCGGCCATTCCGGTGAAGATGCCATTCGCCACTGGTTCCAGCAGGCGGCCGGGCGTGGCTGGCTCGACGGCATGAGCGAAGCCGAACGCGCTGACTTCCTCAACTTCGAAGGCAATGCCCAAGGCTTTCGCGTACTGACTCAGCTGGAGTACCACCAGTTCGACGGCGGCACACGGCTGACTTACGCCACTCTCGGCACTTACTTGAAATACCCGTGGACCGCGCGCCACGCCGACTCCCTGGGCTACAAGAAACACAAATTCGGCTGTTATCAGAGCGAGCTGCCGCTACTCGAGCAGATCGCCCACAAACTGGGCCTGCCACAGATCGAGGATCAACGCTGGGCGCGTCACCCGTTGGTGTACCTGATGGAAGCCGCCGACGACATCTGCTACGCGCTGATCGATCTCGAAGACGGCCTGGAAATGGAGCTGCTGGACTATGCCGAAGTCGAATCGCTGCTGCTCGGGCTGGTGGGCGATGATCTGCCGGAAACCTATCGTCAGCTCGGCCCGCAGGATTCGCGTCGACGCAAACTGGCGATTCTGCGCGGCAAGGCCATCGAGCATTTGACCAACGCCGCCGCGCGAGCCTTTGTCGAGCAACAGGACGCACTGCTTGCGGGCACGCTGCACGGCGATCTGGTCGAACACATGCACGGTCCGGCCAAGCGTTGCGTGTTGAATGCCAAGGACATCGCCCGCAAGAAAATCTTTCAGGACAAACGCAAAACCCTGCATGAGATCGGCGCCTATACCACGCTGGAGATCCTGCTCAACTCGTTCTGCGGCGCGGCGCTGGAACAACACAACGGTCGCACGCCGTCGTTCAAGAGCCGGCGCATTCTCGATCTGCTGGGCAGTAACGCACCGGATCCGCACGGTTCGTTACACACCTCGTTTCTGCGCATGATCGACTTCATTGCCGGCATGACCGACAGCTACGCCAGTGACATGGCGCTGGAAATGACCGGTCGCTCCAGTCACTGA
- a CDS encoding response regulator transcription factor gives MNSVFIVDDHPVIRLAVRMLLEHEGYKVVGETDNGVDAMQMVRECMPDLVILDVSIPKLDGLEVLARFNAMGSPLKILILTAQCPTLFGIRCMQSGASGYVCKQEDLSELVSAIKAVLSGYNYFPSQALNPVRSDDVRFAELELFKSVNDRELMVLQLFAQGRTNKEIAKGMFLSNKTVSTYKKRLMQKLKARSLVELIEMAKRNALV, from the coding sequence ATGAACTCCGTTTTTATTGTCGACGATCACCCGGTCATCCGTCTCGCCGTTCGAATGCTGCTGGAGCATGAAGGTTACAAGGTCGTCGGTGAAACCGATAACGGGGTCGATGCCATGCAAATGGTGCGCGAATGCATGCCCGATCTGGTGATTCTCGATGTGAGCATCCCCAAGCTGGACGGCCTCGAAGTCCTCGCCCGCTTCAATGCCATGGGCTCTCCGTTGAAAATCCTGATTCTGACGGCACAGTGTCCGACCCTCTTCGGCATTCGTTGCATGCAATCCGGCGCATCGGGTTATGTCTGTAAACAGGAAGACTTGAGCGAACTGGTCAGTGCGATCAAAGCGGTACTTTCCGGTTACAACTATTTCCCCAGTCAGGCATTGAATCCTGTTCGCAGCGACGACGTTCGTTTTGCCGAACTGGAACTGTTCAAATCCGTCAACGACCGCGAATTGATGGTATTGCAACTGTTTGCCCAAGGTCGCACTAACAAGGAAATAGCCAAGGGCATGTTTCTGAGCAACAAGACTGTCAGCACCTACAAAAAACGCCTGATGCAAAAACTCAAAGCCAGATCCCTTGTAGAACTTATCGAGATGGCCAAACGAAACGCACTCGTGTGA